Within the Nyctibius grandis isolate bNycGra1 chromosome 4, bNycGra1.pri, whole genome shotgun sequence genome, the region CAGCTGGAGTCCACCTTCGACATGAAGCGCTACCTGAGCAGCTCGGAGCGGGCCTGCCTGGCCTCCAGCCTGCAGCTCACCGAGACCCAGGTGAAGACCTGGTTCCAGAACCGCAGGAACAAGTGGAAACGGCAACTCTCGGCCGAGTTGGAGGCGGCCAACATGGCCCACGCCTCGGCGCAGACTCTGGTGGGGATGCCGCTGGTGTTCAGAGACAATTCCCTCCTCCGAGTGCCGGTGCCCCGCTCCATCGCCTTCCCCGCCCCTCTCTACTACCCCGGCAGCAACCTCTCGGCCTTACCGCTCTACAACCTCTACAACAAGATCGACTACTGAGCCGCCACACTCCCCTCCCCGTGCCGCCCCGTCGGGGCCgtggccggggccggggctggggccgccGCGGGGGATCCGTGAGGGGTCTCGGTCCGCCTCCGCGGCGGGGACAGAGGAACGAAACTGATGGGAGGGACGGGCAAACTGAGAGCCCGGGGCGCCGGGGGCAcagccccccttcccctcccgtTATCCTGTcacttgaaaaatacaaaaaaataattaaaaaaaaaagttatttcagatctgtaaatatttttaaagaaagaaaaaaaataaaacgtTTTAAGCCTCGTTTGTAAATTTGGCAGCTCTATCGCATGTTCCCGTCGGGCAGCCCTGCCCGGAGGGGTGCTCCGGGGCCGAGGGGGTGCCCCGGGGCCCGGCACAGCGGTGAGCCGCAGCTGCGGGAAGGGTCCGCGGCGCCTGGGACCGATGCACGGGAGCGCGAAAACGACGTGTAACGCCGagggttgatttttttcttcctcctgctcgTTATCTCGTTTCCTGCAGGGAATGCCGGGCGGGCCTGCCCGTACCCCTGCCCGTGGCCCCCCCGGGGGCTCggtcccctgccctgggctggcagatgAAGGGCCTTTCTCAAAGGCTCAGAAGCGGTTTCGGAAACGGGGACcgtttttttctggtttgcggaatatttttctaaaagccGCCGTGACCGGCAGCGGGTTCGTAGCTCCCGGTGATGGAGCCCGGCGCTCAAcggcccctctccccccgccccggggtaCCCACGTCTGTCTGCCCACGGAGGACGGAGTCAATCGTTGacacaaaaaaatgtgaatCCCGCAGCAAGTGGTATTTAAACGGCGGGTACCGGCTCCGCGGGCACCGCTGGTACGGGCGCGGGGGTCGTGTACAGCAGCAATAACGGGGGTGCCTTCACGGGGTAacgaaagaaaaaaagagagagagataaaagggATAAATAAGGTGATTTTCCGTGCGTGGGGACGAGGCAGCTCTCCTCGCACCCCACTGCCGGTGTTTTAAGCCACAGACCCCGGTTTGCCGCCCGGTGCTGTCCTTGCCCGGCGGTAGCGGCAGGCCGGGGTGAGCGCAGCcctgctgcggggggggggagacCGAGGTGAGCACCGGCACTGGGTGCCCGCGCCGTCCCTCCGCCCTTCGTGTTCTTTTTTAGGGGGAATAATTCGTATTTCGGGTTTGCCCGTTAACGTTatcacagcccagcagcagctgtcccTACCCCCGCGGCACGGGCCTGGCGCTACGGCCTGGCTGGGACCCgcccgggcccgccgccgcctcccgcgggGGGAGCCGGACGGCGCTCACCCCGACCGCGGCCCCGGGCACACCGGGGCGGGTGTGAGGCTGCCGCAGCCCCACCGGGGGACACCCGTGTGGCTCCCCCGGGGGTCGCAACGCCGCCCCCGCCCAGGGCCCTCCGTTAGCAGCCGCTGATGCCAACGAGAGCGACGGGGAGAGGAGGCGGCCCGGTCCCCCGCCTCGCCGCCCCCGGCGGACTACACGTCCCAGCATGCCCCGCGGCGGGACGCCGGGAGCTGCGCGCGCGCGGGGCACGCCGGGACGCGCAGTTCCGCCCTTTCGAACCGGCCAAtgggggcgcgggggggcgggTGAAAGGCAGTGCGCGTgcgcgcgggcggcggcggccgttGTCGGCAGGCGGGAGGCGCGGGCCCGGCCGGAACGCTGAGGTGAGGCCGGGGCTGGGATCTGGGCCCTGGGCCCTccgtgcggggcggggggtgcggAGGCCTGTGCGGGGCAGCCGGGCCTGCGCCGCGGGGAAGCACTGAGGCGGAGCGGGCGCCTCGGCCTGGGGGCGGCCTCCCCTGGCCCGGGCTGGCGGCTGCCGCCCCTCAGTCGCGCCGGGCACCGCAACCTCTCCCGCCGCAcccccccgctcctccccgccCTCCCGGGGCATCTCGGTTCTCGGGCCCTTCTCTCACTCTCTTCCCTTCCCGCCGTAGCCGGCAGCATCTCCCGCACCCTGACGTGCTTCTCCGGGACCGGACTGTGAGAGCGACCGTGCCTTTGCCGCCTCAGCGCTTCCGTAACCCGCTGCTGCGGCAGGAAGAAAGCTTTTCCTTGGCGTTGCgtggagcagggagaggaacTCGAGCAATATGAAGACGgtacttttattgttttttttatgagCGTACATGGTGGTTGTCCTGGCGCTTTCGACAAAGCGGCTTGCTTTGCTCGAGAAGCGCTTGCCGTCCAGCTAAATGATACAAGGCGCTATAAAAGCACTGATTTCTTATCTCTTCAGTAAAAATGAGTTTTTGGGAATGCTGGAGTTACAAAGGTGCACCCTGTAGTTAAGTCAGCATCGCAGTTTCAGCAGCATGCGTGTTCCCCCATAACGCCGTCTTTATTATCTCTTGTGGTGCTTGAAAATTCTGTCAGGACTTTTTTGCTTGAGGTGGGCGTTACAATTACTGTTGTTTGTCAGTCTCGGTTGTGAAGCAGTTGCATTTGTGAAAATGTGTAGAgatacattcttttaaaatacaggtaaAAGGTAGGGTATATTTAAGTTctgatattttatataattttctgcattaaaaagaCCTTTGAGAGATCCTTGCAGGTTTCTGATTTAAGTAACTGCTTCCTGGAGTGCTGCTTGTTGATTGCTTTTGGGCTGGTTTGTAGCTGTCCTACCAGGCGCCTCAAATCCTCGTGTTTTGCTGTTTGAGTTTTCTGCCACAAGTAGACAATTAGCGCATCCAGTCTAATTCTTGTAgtttttctgaattcttttagATTTAGTGTCTTTGTATGTCCCTCTCAAATGCTCACTGAGGTACATTTCACTGTTTAAAGTGTGATGAAGGTGCTGCCGAATTCTCTATAGtatttgtatataaatatgtatggCAAAATCTCAAGCATATCTGTCTTTTGCCCAAGAGTTCCCAAAGCGGAGCTGAAAAAAGGTGTTAAGAAAGaagtttttatttcctattcttaaaagttgcttttttttttttctttctcatttcatgTTTAAATAGCAGAAATAGCACTTTGTGCTTACGTAGtgcgtgtttttttttttaaggatatttTACAGAACACCTACCAAAGCTCCCACTTAGGAAGTTTTTCCAGTGTAAGAATGTGTAGTGCTCACGTTATTATACAACTTGATGATTGTTCACTTACTGACAAATGCTGAACTGGAATAATTGTGCACTAAATTTGAACCTTGTCCTAGTTCATCTGTTCATTCTCTCTTGATTTATACTCAGAGGTCTAATCTTTCCTTTGCATTTGTACATTCAAATTTAGGAGTGATGGAATTATAGAAAATCTGAGCTAATTTACTTCTCTGCTCTTTTAGCATAAGGGAAATGTGCTGTTAAGGCTTTCTGAAGCCCTAAAAAAATTTTGATGGTTTTGTTGGTGTACATATAATGAACAGTTTCATCTTTCAGAGTGTTTGTAAGAGCTGTGCTGTCTTCCCAGGTGAAATTTACTACTCAAAGCCTCTACTTTCCTTTTTGGAATTTTTGTGTATAGAACTAACTAGTCCTGTGTGAGTGCTGCAGTTACCTGCAGAGTCATTGATCTGTCATTGAGttgttgatcttttttttttcctgtcccatCACATTTACATGTTTGCTCTACATTTCAGTACCCCACAAAGCATAACTTTCCTTTCTTATCTGACCTTCTTTAGActctaagaggaaaaaataatcttaaagcTGTTTcattggaaatattttgtagCACTTATGGAAGCTTAAGAATTGGAAAGTTGCAGAGAGCCAAAACTATTTAAAAGATGATCCAACTGCAATTCTTGGAAGTATGTGACAGTCATACCAAATCAGGAACAAATTACCCCTTTTTGTTGGAGTTGTCAAATCAGATTCCTTTCTGCCtgcatgtgttttttaaagttattttttgatGCTCACagtaatttataaatatttacttttaaaaatacagccacATACATAATAGAGTgggggaaaaatacatttgtaagtAACAATATCTAAGCTTAtagattataataataataaaaataaactttttgtaCTGTTTATTCCATGTCATATTTGAAATCTAAATTTAAAAGCTCTCTATAGGGGCAGAAATTTATTGAGGTCTTGGACAGTGATCAGCATCTTGAATTTTTAGAGAGTTTGTCAGACATCTGGGTGTTCTGAACTTCTGTGTAAAAGCTAGTAAACTTTTCAGGTCTACTTTAAGTTCCCTTTAAGATGGATCAGTTAGCTGATAACTTGCTAGGCTTATGTTCTTGATATTACTAAAATTGTGTCTGTGTGTTACTGTCTTTTCTTCAGATGACAGGATCAAATGAATTCAAACTAAATCAAACTCCAGATGATGGTATTTCATCAGTAAAGTTTAGTCCAAACACATCTCAGTTTCTGCTTGTTTCATCCTGGGACACAACTGTCCGGCTCTATGATGTTCCTGCCAACACCATGAGACTCAAATATCAACATTCAGGAGCTGTCCTTGACTGTGCTTTTTATGTAAGTGTGtgaggtgtgttttttttaattattattttatagacATAAAGTACCCAAGGCACATGAGAAATTGTCAGTCCCTGAAATTAAAGGGATAGTGAAATCCTACCTGAAATCTGGGTTAAAAAATAACTTACTTCTGCCAAGTATTCTTCTTTTAATGAACATAGTTCTAGTCCTAAATATAGATATTTCCTGTGAAGGGTGCAGGCACGCAAGTAATTTACTTCTGGTAGAAGTGGTAGGCAAAAGTAATTTGAGCTGGTTTATGCTGTCTCTGCGATGGTGTGGTAGATTGTGTGCGTGTTTCTTACTAAGAGTCGTACTGGTAGTATATAGCCAGAAATCATTATTCACAATAAATACCATAGccaattattcttttctttttaaccttctCATACTGGGTTGTTTTGGAAACACGACATTGTTCCAAGTGAGCCATTTACCAGATAcctgatttctgtatttttaatgcactgGATTTGAAATATGAATGGTTTAAGTTTCTTTGtgccatttttttgttttgcctttttttctgaaatagaagTTTTCAATTagcatcttctttttttgcattgtaTTCTGACATGTCCTCCAGTGATTTGATCTTGATatgtttctgaatgttttaaGGATCAGTTTAAACTTTTAATTCTGCTTGTACTTTTTTCACTGAACATTTTGTCACATAGCTAATACCATACTGTGGATCAACACACAGGTTCTCAAACGGTTTCTAGTTTCCAAATTAGTTTTAGAAGGAATACACTTCAATTAGGTGGAATTGGCTTAGGTTGGcggtcatttaaaaataagcattatatgttttttctgttgtagaaATGATTTCATATAGCCTctaactgcttttgtttctttctagttttactttgaaattaaaaaaaaaaaaattatagctcAAAGCACTTTACttaaacattttgcaaagcttCTATCATCTGCCTGTTTAAATCTGGGCTGGATCTTAACCCTCGTGTCTTAATTCCCGTCTTCCCAAAACTCTTGAAAGCAAGTCCTGTGTTATGAGCCTAAGAGATTAAATGTATAGCAGCCAGGGAAACTTAATGCATGTCATAAGGTGAAGTTTTTTGCTTTATAGGATCCTACCCATGCCTGGAGTGGAGGATTAGATCAGCAATTGAAAATGCACGATCTAAACACGGACCAAGGTAAGCAGATGGAATTCCATAAGTGGTCTCGACAACTGGTCTAAGCTTCAGATTTATGTACTTGAGCAGAATATGTTTCAAGTTTTTTAGATGGGGCATATTAGCTTTAAGTAGTAGCCTCTGTTGATTTAAGTTGTCAGTGTTAGTGCTCATCAGTCTCCTATGCTATGCAGCCCTTTCTCATCACTGAGACACAGAACAAGGCAGTATTTCTTACCATGTAACTGGAGATTGTGCTATAATACCTTTAACAGAAGGGCTGAATCTGTTGCTGCCAAACTGAGGCATTAAACTTTTCCTGTGATGAAAATGAATTGATGTATTTTAcatgtgtatttcttttttagttaCTTATTTTAAggtgaaaatggaaggaaagaagataGCTATATACTTGTCACACTGACGATTTAAGGTTCACATCATATGTGCCTTTATCTAGCAGAATAAGTGGGGGCCCTAATAAGTACCACCTAAAATCATGGAAGAGGGATGGGCAACTTGCCAGAAAATTTGGTAGATCCTTGTTGTAGGATGCCTTGAATTGGATTTCTGGTGATAATCCTGCTCTGCCATAGGCTACTGTGTCTCAATTAGGGGGAATTAGCTAAGCTGTACGAAAACTGagcatgttatttttcaaaggttTGTGGTTTAGACATACTTAGAATGGTCTTTCACATGTATGGCGGAATGTATATAAAGCTTTTGCTTTGTCAAACATCATGGCCTtgtacaacatttttttttctaacaaaacaTTGCTCAGAAGTAACAGTTCCAGTGCCTCATTGGTGCAAAATATGGAGCTAGTTTATCTAacttttttgtgtatttgtttgcGTGTTAGAGAAAAAGTGAATCTCAGCCTGAGACAAATGTGGTCACCAGAACCAGCCAATAGCGAGGGCTCAACAAACTTGTGTGCACTGTCATGTTATGAAAAAGATCAAATAATTCTGTTATAGGTGACTTTTTAGAAGTGTTTCTATTAATGTAGTTATTAATACGTAATgtcaattaatttcttttgtcatAATGTTAATATATACAAGCTTAAGTCGCTTTCTGTACTAGTGTCTGTATCACAGGTGGTGACACCATTTGATACTGAGCACTTCTTTATACCTCTGAAGTTCTCTCTGTGATTGCCTAAAATTCTTAACATCCTTTCATAATCTCAGGAGACATAAGTTCAAATTTAACATTCCTGATCTTAGCAAAAGTTATGCTTCTGAAGACTGAGCTATCCGTAAAGGGACTCCTAGCATATCAGTACACCTGTGGGAATGTCAGAACATAGTGGGTTCGTCCTGCAGTAGTGtgtcctttttttgttctttgttaaaCACACTCTGACTGTTCGTAGAGCCAATAAAGTTAcaataaattgtattttcttacagaaaaccTTGTTGGTGCCCACGATGCTCCTATCAGGTGTGTTGAGTATTGCCCAGAAGTGAATGTCATGGTGACTGGAAGCTGGGATCAAACAGTTAAGCTGTGGGATCCCAGAACTCCTTGTAATGCAGGAACCTTCTCTCAACCTGAAAAGGTATGTACTGGGTGCTGTATGCCAGGTGATGTGTTAAGTAATACATCCAGTGGCTGGTTAAACATCACCATACAGGACCCTGTCTTAAACTGAGTTGAATAAAGTTGTATTTAATGGTTTTTAAGctgtgaaaatgttgcatttaaaaagaCTGATATTCAGAATATATTGTGATTTCAGGTTAAGGCTTTGAGCTTTCATCAGTAGGACAGCATAACTTAATTCTTAGCGCTCATGATGGACcaaatttttataatttaaaaaaaacttgagGAAGGAAAACCTAACAAAACCAGCATGTGAAATTGATGCAATTGTTAATAATTCTTGTCTTTATTGTAATATGCACTATCGATTTCCTTAAATGTGAAGACTTTTAGATATATCAGATCCTGGCAGTCATAAGGCCTGATTGTTTTGAAGTGTGCATAGAGATATAGTAGGAGGCCAATTATGTTGcctgaaataatgttttttcacTTGTATTAAAAGATTGAACAGAATTGCTTATATTGTACAACTGTCGTTGTACTAATGCCTAATAAATTCAGATGTTCTCCTAATACTAAAATCCTCTGTGCTAACGAGAGACCAAGAGAAATAAGATAAATGTAATGCCTTAAGCTTTTTCTAATGGTTATATGGTGTGTTAATCTTTATACTGCTTAGAATGGTGTCATTGAAAGAATTCTAGAACAAtaattttttgggttttttcataGACTCCTAAACACAGGTTGGGGTGCTAGATAATTTTacatatgaatattttttttgcctataccttttttaaatttcatttatctCTGTCACATTGTATTGCCAAGTAATAATTATGAGCCATCATTATGTTTCCTATTGCATCTAAATAGCTATTACTTTTGTTACAACATAGCTGAATCTACTTCTGGCAAGACCTTTGTTCAGAATAAAGTAATTGCATTATTTCTAGTTTTGATTTATAGTTGTATGTAGCATGTAAAGAACTGTGATAAATTGCTGACAGAATATCATATAATGGACAGCCACAGTGACTCAAGCTGTCTATTGGTTCAGCAAGGTTcattatgtcattttttttaatactgcctTTGATAAATGTGTACATCTACTCAACTGCATGACAATGGTTTCATTTGATTTATGGTTGTGTGGTGTAGAAAGCATACTTACTATACAGGTGTGACATCAGTTTGTAAAGAAGATTTAAGATATTTAGTGttctttatgcctttttttccatatgtgTATACAAACACattatataaaatgtttattaataCTTTTGGATCAATTTTAACATCATTAATGAAGTGAGATTTGAAAAATTGTCTTGTTGAAGTGTATAGCTACTGTTTGCTCagttttcttgccctttttatACATAAGTGGGATTTGGCAGTTGGGATCATCAGATCCCAATTGTATAGATACATATACATactatacacacacatgcacacctgTCTGCTTAGGTTTTTTTATTAGAGATTAACTTTTTGAAAACACAATTTCTCCAGAAGTGTTTATAGCAAATGAAAAGTTGTTTTGTCTGATATTTCAGTGCAGTTTCACCAGAACCAAATAGCTTTACTGGGCTTTATCAGAGAACCAGAAAGCGAAACTAGGCACTTGAGTGAAATTGTACAAGCACATGCCAAAAGTACATTGAATCCTTCTGGCAGGGTACTGGATCTCTTACAGTTTTGATTCTCAATCTGAGGTATATACAATATCTGTTTCCTATGTATTTAGCTGCGTTAGATCACTTTTGAAAAAGCTCATTCTTACAGTTTGCTCTTGTTAGCAGCTTAGTGACAGGACAGCTATAGGTAGCTGGATTCCATCTTCTTTGTGTATTAACAACTTCTAATTAATCTGATAGCACAGAGTTTATGACAGAACCTTTTTTCTTAACATATTTCCAGGTTAACTGCATCCCGAGTAATAGTTGGAAACAGAACGATTTATGTgctgaatattttattgaaaaaattgATAAACAAAAATGAGAACCTCTGAGCCAATTTTTGGAGTAGAGTTGAAATTCCAAGCCATAATCTTTTTTAGTGACGTCAAAGCATATTGCTTCCTTCAGTTTCATTTAGTTTTATTGAAGTATATGAagtactgtttttttaatgattttttggcaatttatttccctttattAACATGAAGCTCAACTTGAAgtattctgtttaaaaagaaaaacacatggtTACCAGATGGagaaaaactgagaagaaaatgtgtgaCGTGGTATTGTAGGACTAAGCTGCAGGATCATGAGTGGATAGTGGGGAATGCAAGCTGTTCATACCAAGCAAAGATGAATTCCAATATCATgccctttttccccttgttaCTTTGTatctgttttcctcctgccttgAAATATCTAATAAATGTAatgcttgaaataatttttgaggAAAACTTGAATAATACTTGAATACCCTTTTgaattatacatatatacatctGTACACGTGTAGCATTTAAAACATGGGTAATAcctgcaaaaggaagaaatctcaTGTGATTATTTAGGTATCACTGAGATCTGGAGACTGGTAACTGAACAGAGATACTTGAAACTTAAAATTGCACGAGTACATatgcatattatttttttttggttcttttttacTAAGTTATAGGTAATATGATGCTGTGTGGGCttgatttttcagctgtgtgCTAGGGTACAGAATGAAGGGTGAGCTTTTGAAATGTTGTATCAGTGTCTTACCACTAAGCAGCTGCACAGTACTGCTGTTTAGCCCAAATTTGAGTTATAAACTGAAGCAAAGGGGAAATCTATAGCTATAGACTTTATGGTAGATGTCACCTGTTTTGTTATTGCATATTGCTGACATTTCATTTGTGCAAAGAACAATGGATATCCAGGCTAGTAAGTGttaaatattgtaattttttttttaaaggtctaCACGCTTTCTGTGTCTGGAGATAGACTAATTGTGGGGACGGCAGGTCGGAGAGTGCTGGTGTGGGATTTGCGGAACATGGGTTATGTTCAGCAGCGAAGGGAATCAAGTCTGAAATACCAGACCCGCTGTATTAGAGCGTTTCCGAATAAACAGGTATGGAAACCATGTCAGTAATTATATTTCTGCTGAATATTCTTTAGGGAGatggtggtttgtttttcaagttttatgtgtctttctctcatttaaaaaaaattctggtctTCAAAGTTTCCTAATCAAACACTGGGAGTGGGGGGGAAAATGTGTTGAGGTTCCTTGTTCCAGGTTAACTCTTTTTAATAGTGTAGCTTAGGAATGTTTGCCACTGACTTACCAGcatattacattttcattttttttctctgttttgtctccatttaaaaaataacctaTTTAATGCATCACAATGCTGACATGTAATTAaaacgaacaaaaaaaaccccacaaagttGCAGTGGAAGACAGGAAGGTAGAATTGGCGATTGCTCAGCAGCCTTTGTGCATTGTAGCCCTTAAGTCCTTCAACAGGCTGTGAACAGGGGCAGGATTAAAACTATGTGACTGTcgtttatatatttttcttcttttttttttttaactctgagtCTGTGTCATGCACTTGAGAACTCATGATCCATTATCTAGGGGGAATTGTACAATTTAGATGATCATACAGCTGCTCCATGTAGGTTAACATAGTGTATCTGtagtatttctctttctgaagtaA harbors:
- the BUB3 gene encoding mitotic checkpoint protein BUB3 isoform X1, which codes for MKTMTGSNEFKLNQTPDDGISSVKFSPNTSQFLLVSSWDTTVRLYDVPANTMRLKYQHSGAVLDCAFYDPTHAWSGGLDQQLKMHDLNTDQENLVGAHDAPIRCVEYCPEVNVMVTGSWDQTVKLWDPRTPCNAGTFSQPEKVYTLSVSGDRLIVGTAGRRVLVWDLRNMGYVQQRRESSLKYQTRCIRAFPNKQGYVLSSIEGRVAVEYLDPSPEIQKKKYAFKCHRLKENNIEQIYPVNAISFHNVHNTFATGGSDGFVNIWDPFNKKRLCQFHRYPTSIASLAFSNDGTTLAIASSYMYEMDDIEHPEDGIYIRQVTDAETKPKST
- the BUB3 gene encoding mitotic checkpoint protein BUB3 isoform X2, with the translated sequence MKTMTGSNEFKLNQTPDDGISSVKFSPNTSQFLLVSSWDTTVRLYDVPANTMRLKYQHSGAVLDCAFYDPTHAWSGGLDQQLKMHDLNTDQENLVGAHDAPIRCVEYCPEVNVMVTGSWDQTVKLWDPRTPCNAGTFSQPEKVYTLSVSGDRLIVGTAGRRVLVWDLRNMGYVQQRRESSLKYQTRCIRAFPNKQGYVLSSIEGRVAVEYLDPSPEIQKKKYAFKCHRLKENNIEQIYPVNAISFHNVHNTFATGGSDGFVNIWDPFNKKRLCQFHRYPTSIASLAFSNDGTTLAIASSYMYEMDDIEHPEDGIYIRQVTDAETKPK